A single region of the Lactobacillus isalae genome encodes:
- the mraY gene encoding phospho-N-acetylmuramoyl-pentapeptide-transferase, with the protein MQFSLIPFISSFALTVIFLPLFIGFMRMKHEGQVIRDEGPKWHEKKSGTPTMGGVVFMLASVISTLWVALWQKDINKTAWILIIAFLGYGIIGFLDDGIKLYFKRNLGLRAWQKLLGQIIIAALIIALAFSDHFAFELYIPFAGMVRNSFLFSLLVLFWLVGFSNAVNLSDGLDGLATGLSIIAYATYAWIAYQEKNWIILIFTMSVIGGLVGFFIFNHKPAKIFMGDAGSLALGGGLATVSIFLHRPWSLLLIGIVFVLETLSVILQVISFQTTGKRIFKMTPIHHHFEMLGWSEWKVDIVFWIVGLIGSIIYLIIWG; encoded by the coding sequence TCTTACGGTTATCTTCTTACCGTTGTTTATTGGCTTTATGCGCATGAAGCATGAGGGACAAGTTATTAGAGATGAAGGTCCAAAATGGCATGAGAAAAAATCTGGTACCCCCACTATGGGTGGAGTTGTCTTTATGCTTGCCAGTGTTATCTCAACTTTATGGGTTGCGCTTTGGCAAAAAGATATTAATAAAACTGCATGGATTTTAATCATTGCGTTTTTAGGCTATGGAATTATTGGTTTCTTAGATGATGGAATCAAATTGTATTTTAAACGCAACTTGGGATTAAGAGCATGGCAAAAATTATTGGGTCAAATTATTATTGCGGCTTTAATTATTGCACTTGCATTTAGCGATCATTTTGCATTTGAATTATATATTCCATTTGCGGGGATGGTAAGAAATTCATTCTTGTTCAGTTTATTAGTACTTTTCTGGTTAGTTGGATTTTCTAACGCTGTTAACTTATCTGATGGGCTAGATGGTTTAGCAACAGGTTTATCTATTATTGCCTATGCTACTTATGCTTGGATAGCTTACCAAGAAAAAAATTGGATTATTCTTATCTTTACCATGAGTGTAATCGGTGGTTTAGTTGGTTTCTTTATCTTTAACCACAAGCCAGCTAAAATTTTCATGGGGGATGCAGGTTCACTAGCTCTTGGTGGTGGATTAGCTACTGTATCAATCTTCCTTCACCGTCCATGGTCATTACTTTTAATCGGAATCGTCTTTGTGTTAGAAACTTTGAGTGTTATCTTGCAGGTTATTTCTTTCCAAACTACTGGAAAGAGAATCTTTAAGATGACACCGATTCACCACCACTTTGAAATGCTTGGATGGTCTGAATGGAAAGTTGATATTGTCTTTTGGATTGTTGGTTTAATTGGAAGTATTATCTATTTAATTATCTGGGGTTAA